A single window of Chitinophaga sp. XS-30 DNA harbors:
- a CDS encoding type II toxin-antitoxin system PemK/MazF family toxin, which translates to MAAIKRFEVWLIEMDPAKGSEIKKTRPCLVVSPDPVNKYLNTVTVVPMTTTMRSYPTRVNCIFKKTEGQLMVDQIRGVDKSRLKKKMGVMDEEYCKAVCDVIVEAYKW; encoded by the coding sequence ATGGCAGCAATAAAGCGGTTTGAAGTCTGGTTGATTGAAATGGATCCCGCAAAAGGCAGCGAAATAAAGAAAACAAGGCCTTGCCTGGTCGTATCTCCGGATCCCGTGAATAAATATTTGAATACCGTAACCGTTGTTCCAATGACAACAACGATGCGGAGTTACCCGACTCGTGTGAATTGTATCTTTAAAAAGACGGAAGGCCAATTGATGGTGGATCAGATAAGAGGTGTGGACAAATCCAGGCTGAAGAAAAAAATGGGGGTGATGGACGAAGAATATTGCAAGGCGGTGTGCGATGTTATTGTTGAAGCCTACAAGTGGTGA
- a CDS encoding outer membrane lipoprotein carrier protein LolA: MKKTVLTGLIMCGMVIGSTAQTTGSLGQSDPKAKAVLDNVSKKFKSLKSVIANFILKIEGANNSVSDSRKGAVYVKGPKYKVIMGEQEIISDNKTSWTYAKDVNEVTISNVDHSNSSMTPAKIFTNFYDKDFLYRLTGETREKGKVLQNIELTPTDKSKTFFKVLVDVDKKTQTLARMKVFEKNGNKYTYEISSFTPNGAVTDATFTFDPAKYPGVEVVDLR, from the coding sequence ATGAAGAAAACAGTACTTACAGGATTGATCATGTGCGGAATGGTAATCGGCAGCACAGCCCAGACGACAGGATCGCTGGGACAGAGCGACCCGAAAGCCAAAGCAGTGCTGGACAACGTGAGCAAAAAGTTCAAGTCCCTCAAGTCTGTGATCGCCAATTTCATACTGAAGATAGAAGGCGCCAATAACAGCGTATCCGATTCCCGGAAAGGCGCGGTATATGTAAAAGGCCCGAAATACAAAGTGATCATGGGCGAACAGGAGATTATCAGCGATAACAAGACTTCCTGGACCTACGCCAAAGATGTTAACGAGGTGACCATCAGCAATGTAGATCACAGCAACAGCAGCATGACCCCTGCCAAGATCTTCACCAATTTCTACGATAAAGACTTTCTCTACCGCCTCACCGGCGAAACCCGCGAGAAAGGAAAAGTGCTGCAAAACATTGAATTGACGCCGACCGACAAATCGAAAACCTTCTTCAAGGTGCTGGTGGATGTGGACAAAAAGACACAGACCCTGGCGCGGATGAAGGTATTCGAGAAGAATGGCAATAAATATACATACGAGATCAGCAGCTTTACGCCGAATGGCGCTGTCACCGACGCTACTTTCACTTTCGATCCGGCTAAATATCCCGGTGTGGAAGTGGTAGATCTCCGGTAA
- a CDS encoding carbohydrate-binding protein gives MKKITILLCLTILHWNSKLSAQLRLIDDMEGNGPGSGQWIYNAGPNATGSVVFNEPNPAPSVVNPSTHVAKFTKDTTCSPYMAAACTLGTPFDLSGGSTFKMLVYSNVLEKVLFKLQPANDYTQAVFLTYQIQQVNQWEEAVFTFSGVSSRTDLDRIAIQFIDGEQANGILYFDLIMAPDPTGIRLTKMNIPMGEEDGKVIAVTLNGDAFKPTLNPANWTISGLPPGVSVGNILRVSDTTVNIVLSGNSAVNYSRTELTLTVDGDELVNAGIPAYNATGSVVFDGNPDWTLIYNDEFDTDGLPDPSKWTVDPRPKGWINSEQQVYTDATHDNAVVRDGNLVITGKKDYPNGNPNEPWSSARVISQGKMDFLYGKVEMRAKLPRARGSWPAFWLMPTVSTYGNWPKSGEIDILEHVGNTFGKAMCAVHTENKNWTNGGNLGGNEMLPDLDTVYHVYGLEWSPDSLRFTHDGNGFYTYVNPGTDWRDWPFDKPFYIILNIAIGGGLGGNIVDADWPDSMRVDYVRVYQKGLGTPVLDSVEVTPAGISVLAGATQQFTATIRDQNGHVMNGITPVWSITGSGNTISASGLATINSTGTVTATAVHDSITLSGTTNVLVRATNYKPVPARIEAEDFDNSNACCSETTADTSGGLNMSHISNETWFEYDIDVPDCQAYRIRFRIAANSLAGLTVTTDTTELTTVQLPASGGWQQWTTVTSAPIVLDEGQKTIRVRSNTGGWNFNWLEIVPASAHQAESMVIKPDSAVIFAGQSVQFNAWGYDADSNYLMLSPAPAWAVSGTGSQITADGLLQTDSAGMYTITATSGALTGTAFAEVRGVPEFSRMEILPDTVIVPVHASQQFSVKGYDQYDTQVPITDTVSWSVTGSGNTISPDGVLTAGNTPGIFAVTATAGAVSDTLAVELGYTCSVNHQYEAESASSRAAGPYLEATDDVGGGQHFAGITAGKWFAYNNLKVPSPGRYNIRLRVSTTAPAQIKIGHGAFTFGIINVPSTNGEWQTISDTLTLPALSYTGIHAVSGTFLFNWFTIDNCAEEPEPLARIELTPDIVHLGAGDWYQFSAAGYTAGDQPASLPPLTWSVTGTGNTIDSTGLLTANAVPGLYEVTAAAAGLADTALLYIYDCSVNTKYEAESFSARHSGPSLESCTDIGGGQNFTGLATGHYFAYNTLNIPTAGLYRISFRVSSTAPAQVKVGHSSFNFGIKTIPATGGQWQTITDTITLPAMSYTGIHVVSGTFKFNWFSIDNCGTGSGQGENLLSAAGRDKEQGQALKTIVYPNPSGGNIGITFAGDVYKVIKVYDTHGKLITVWNIMPGETSISRNISAFANGMYILSLEGTGKKETLRLVKQ, from the coding sequence ATGAAAAAGATCACTATTCTGTTATGCTTGACTATCCTGCACTGGAATAGCAAGCTCTCTGCCCAGCTACGGCTGATCGATGACATGGAGGGCAATGGCCCTGGTTCAGGACAATGGATTTACAATGCCGGCCCGAATGCGACGGGCTCAGTTGTGTTCAACGAACCTAACCCGGCCCCCTCTGTAGTGAACCCAAGCACACATGTTGCCAAATTCACGAAAGACACCACCTGCTCTCCCTACATGGCGGCGGCTTGCACGCTGGGGACGCCGTTTGACCTGTCGGGCGGCAGCACCTTCAAAATGCTCGTGTACAGCAACGTACTGGAGAAGGTGCTGTTCAAGCTGCAACCGGCCAATGATTACACGCAGGCTGTGTTCCTGACCTATCAGATCCAGCAGGTCAATCAATGGGAGGAAGCGGTATTCACTTTTAGCGGCGTGAGCAGCCGGACGGATCTTGACCGTATCGCCATCCAGTTCATAGATGGCGAGCAGGCAAACGGGATATTATATTTCGACCTGATCATGGCGCCCGATCCAACGGGCATCAGGCTGACAAAAATGAATATTCCCATGGGTGAGGAAGACGGGAAGGTAATTGCCGTAACCTTGAATGGTGACGCCTTCAAGCCAACCCTCAATCCTGCCAACTGGACCATCTCCGGCCTTCCTCCCGGTGTTTCGGTCGGCAACATCCTCCGGGTAAGCGATACTACGGTGAACATCGTTTTAAGCGGCAACTCGGCTGTCAACTATTCCAGGACGGAGCTTACACTCACGGTTGATGGAGATGAACTGGTGAATGCCGGTATTCCCGCATACAACGCAACAGGAAGCGTGGTCTTTGACGGTAATCCCGACTGGACGTTGATATATAACGATGAATTTGATACGGACGGTTTGCCGGACCCATCCAAATGGACGGTTGACCCCCGGCCAAAAGGATGGATCAATAGTGAACAGCAGGTGTACACGGATGCCACGCATGATAATGCAGTCGTTCGGGATGGCAACCTGGTGATCACGGGAAAAAAGGATTATCCAAACGGCAACCCCAATGAACCCTGGTCTTCCGCCCGGGTGATCTCCCAGGGCAAAATGGACTTCCTGTACGGCAAAGTGGAAATGCGGGCGAAATTGCCGCGAGCGCGGGGATCATGGCCTGCTTTCTGGCTGATGCCAACGGTCAGTACCTACGGCAACTGGCCAAAAAGCGGAGAGATAGATATTCTTGAGCATGTGGGCAATACTTTTGGTAAGGCCATGTGCGCTGTTCATACCGAGAACAAGAACTGGACGAACGGGGGCAATCTCGGCGGCAACGAGATGCTGCCTGACCTTGACACAGTGTACCATGTGTACGGCCTGGAGTGGTCGCCGGATTCCCTCCGGTTCACCCATGACGGCAACGGGTTCTACACCTACGTAAATCCCGGGACGGACTGGCGGGACTGGCCTTTCGACAAACCGTTCTATATCATACTGAATATTGCCATCGGCGGGGGACTGGGCGGCAACATCGTGGACGCTGATTGGCCGGATAGCATGCGGGTAGATTATGTGCGCGTCTACCAGAAAGGTTTGGGTACTCCTGTACTGGATTCGGTGGAGGTTACCCCTGCCGGCATATCGGTGCTGGCCGGAGCAACACAACAGTTCACAGCAACAATACGGGATCAGAACGGGCATGTCATGAATGGTATTACGCCGGTATGGAGCATCACAGGCAGTGGCAATACCATCAGCGCTTCCGGCCTTGCCACTATCAACAGCACCGGCACAGTCACCGCAACGGCTGTACATGACAGCATCACCTTGTCCGGCACAACCAATGTGCTGGTGAGGGCTACCAATTACAAGCCGGTACCGGCGAGGATAGAGGCGGAAGATTTTGACAATTCCAATGCCTGCTGCTCCGAAACAACGGCAGATACCAGTGGCGGGCTTAACATGAGCCATATCAGCAATGAGACCTGGTTTGAATATGATATTGACGTGCCTGACTGCCAGGCCTACCGCATCAGGTTCAGAATAGCGGCCAATTCGCTCGCGGGGCTGACCGTAACAACGGACACAACGGAGCTGACAACCGTGCAACTGCCCGCCAGCGGTGGATGGCAACAGTGGACAACCGTTACCTCCGCGCCCATTGTATTGGACGAGGGGCAAAAAACGATCCGGGTAAGGTCAAATACCGGCGGCTGGAATTTCAACTGGCTGGAGATTGTTCCGGCATCAGCGCACCAGGCGGAAAGTATGGTCATAAAGCCTGATAGTGCAGTGATCTTTGCCGGCCAGTCTGTACAATTCAACGCATGGGGATATGATGCAGACAGCAACTACCTGATGCTTTCTCCCGCTCCCGCCTGGGCTGTGTCCGGCACCGGCAGCCAGATCACTGCTGACGGGCTTCTGCAGACCGATTCAGCAGGCATGTACACCATTACGGCAACTTCAGGTGCATTGACAGGAACCGCTTTTGCCGAAGTGAGAGGCGTTCCGGAGTTTTCCAGGATGGAGATATTGCCTGACACGGTAATTGTACCTGTGCATGCTTCCCAGCAATTTTCGGTAAAAGGATATGATCAGTATGACACGCAGGTGCCTATAACAGACACGGTATCCTGGTCGGTTACCGGCAGCGGCAATACGATCAGTCCGGATGGCGTGCTGACCGCGGGGAATACGCCGGGGATATTCGCTGTAACGGCCACAGCAGGCGCTGTCAGCGACACGCTGGCCGTGGAGCTGGGTTATACCTGCTCCGTGAACCATCAATATGAAGCAGAATCCGCATCTTCCCGGGCCGCAGGCCCTTACCTGGAAGCTACGGACGATGTGGGAGGAGGACAGCATTTTGCGGGCATCACCGCGGGGAAATGGTTTGCGTACAACAACCTGAAAGTACCGTCGCCCGGAAGGTACAATATCCGGCTGCGGGTATCCACCACAGCGCCAGCCCAGATAAAGATCGGCCACGGCGCATTCACTTTCGGGATCATTAATGTGCCCTCCACCAATGGCGAATGGCAAACCATTTCAGACACGCTGACACTTCCGGCTTTGTCCTATACCGGTATTCATGCCGTATCGGGCACTTTCCTGTTCAACTGGTTCACGATTGACAATTGCGCGGAAGAACCCGAACCGCTGGCCAGGATCGAGCTGACTCCGGATATCGTGCATCTCGGCGCGGGTGACTGGTACCAGTTCAGCGCGGCCGGTTATACTGCAGGTGACCAGCCGGCTTCTCTGCCGCCGCTGACATGGTCTGTGACCGGCACCGGCAATACAATTGATTCCACCGGGTTGTTGACGGCCAATGCAGTGCCTGGGCTGTACGAGGTAACTGCCGCCGCTGCCGGGCTTGCCGACACGGCACTGCTGTATATTTATGATTGCTCCGTAAACACAAAATACGAGGCAGAGAGTTTTTCTGCCCGGCATTCCGGCCCATCGCTGGAAAGCTGTACTGATATAGGCGGCGGGCAAAACTTTACTGGGCTTGCAACCGGGCACTATTTCGCCTATAACACATTGAATATTCCAACCGCAGGTTTATACCGGATCAGCTTCCGCGTATCCTCCACAGCGCCGGCCCAGGTAAAGGTGGGCCACAGCAGTTTCAATTTCGGTATCAAGACCATCCCCGCTACGGGCGGCCAATGGCAAACCATTACGGATACGATCACCTTGCCGGCGATGAGCTATACAGGCATACATGTAGTGTCCGGAACGTTCAAATTCAACTGGTTCAGTATCGACAATTGCGGAACCGGGTCCGGGCAGGGAGAGAATCTGTTGTCTGCAGCGGGCAGGGATAAGGAGCAAGGACAGGCGTTAAAAACGATCGTGTACCCGAATCCCTCCGGCGGCAACATCGGGATCACTTTCGCTGGCGATGTTTACAAGGTGATAAAAGTGTACGATACCCACGGTAAACTGATCACCGTGTGGAACATCATGCCGGGTGAAACCAGTATCAGCAGAAACATCAGCGCTTTCGCCAACGGGATGTACATTCTCTCGCTGGAAGGAACAGGTAAAAAAGAAACCCTGCGTCTTGTCAAGCAGTAA
- a CDS encoding AbrB/MazE/SpoVT family DNA-binding domain-containing protein translates to MHTKLIHIGNSMGIRIPKNLIRQFNLDKGEIELTIEKDGILIKPEKSVPRREEWDMLFSKAIAAGEKPENDVFEGLQNSTDKNEWEWQQ, encoded by the coding sequence ATGCATACCAAGCTAATCCATATAGGTAATTCCATGGGAATTCGTATCCCTAAAAACCTCATCAGGCAATTTAACCTTGATAAAGGAGAGATAGAATTGACCATAGAGAAAGACGGAATACTGATAAAACCTGAAAAGTCTGTTCCCCGCAGAGAGGAATGGGATATGCTTTTTTCAAAAGCAATAGCGGCCGGAGAGAAACCGGAGAATGATGTGTTTGAAGGCCTGCAGAACAGCACTGATAAAAATGAATGGGAATGGCAGCAATAA
- the lpdA gene encoding dihydrolipoyl dehydrogenase has translation MAYDVIVIGSGPGGYVAAIRASQLGFKTAVVERESLGGICLNWGCIPTKALLKSAQVMEYIQHSKDYGVTVGDAKADFPAVIKRSRGAADKMSKGVQFLMKKNKIDVIMGNAKLKAKGQVEVTDKDGKTAVHEAKHIILATGARARELPNLKFDGKTVIGYREAMNLPTQPKSMIVVGSGAIGVEFAYFYASMGTKVTIVEFMPRIVPVEDEDISKELEKIYKKKGIEVMTNASVEAVEATKSGVKAKVKTATGEISLEADVVLSAVGITANIENIGLETLGVKTDKGKVLVDQYYQTNVSGVYAIGDIVPGQALAHVASKEAIICVEAFAYNEKKYNHKPTPINYNNVPGCTYCSPEIASVGYTEKQAKDAGYEIKVGKFPFSASGKAVGAGATEGFVKVIFDAKYGEWLGTHMIGMNVTEAIVQTVTARTLETTYQEVLNSIHPHPTMSEAVKDAIEVAYGEAIHL, from the coding sequence ATGGCATACGACGTAATCGTAATTGGTAGTGGCCCCGGTGGATACGTGGCGGCTATCCGGGCTTCTCAACTGGGATTTAAAACAGCTGTGGTGGAAAGAGAGAGTTTGGGCGGCATCTGTTTGAACTGGGGGTGTATCCCGACCAAGGCATTGTTGAAATCAGCGCAGGTAATGGAATATATACAACATTCCAAAGATTACGGCGTAACCGTAGGCGATGCCAAAGCGGATTTTCCCGCTGTGATCAAGCGTAGCCGCGGTGCTGCAGATAAAATGAGCAAAGGCGTTCAGTTCCTCATGAAGAAGAACAAGATCGATGTGATCATGGGGAATGCAAAGCTCAAAGCAAAAGGACAGGTAGAAGTGACCGATAAAGACGGCAAAACTGCCGTACATGAGGCAAAACATATCATTCTCGCCACCGGCGCCCGCGCCCGTGAGCTGCCGAACCTGAAGTTCGATGGCAAAACTGTGATCGGCTACCGCGAAGCAATGAACCTGCCCACGCAGCCTAAAAGCATGATCGTGGTAGGTTCCGGAGCCATCGGCGTTGAATTTGCGTATTTCTACGCCAGCATGGGCACAAAAGTGACCATCGTTGAGTTCATGCCGCGCATCGTTCCGGTGGAAGATGAAGATATCTCGAAAGAACTGGAAAAGATCTACAAGAAGAAAGGCATCGAAGTAATGACCAACGCCAGCGTGGAAGCCGTAGAAGCAACCAAGTCCGGCGTAAAGGCCAAAGTGAAGACCGCCACCGGTGAAATTTCCCTGGAAGCGGATGTGGTACTGAGCGCCGTAGGCATCACCGCCAACATCGAAAACATCGGCCTGGAAACCCTCGGCGTGAAAACCGACAAAGGCAAGGTGCTGGTGGACCAGTATTACCAGACCAATGTATCCGGCGTTTATGCGATCGGAGACATCGTTCCCGGTCAGGCCCTCGCACACGTAGCCTCCAAGGAAGCCATCATTTGCGTGGAAGCCTTCGCTTACAACGAGAAAAAATACAACCACAAACCCACACCCATTAACTATAACAACGTACCGGGCTGTACCTACTGCTCACCCGAGATCGCTTCTGTTGGTTATACCGAGAAGCAGGCCAAGGACGCCGGTTACGAAATTAAAGTGGGCAAATTCCCCTTCTCCGCTTCCGGCAAGGCAGTTGGCGCAGGGGCTACAGAAGGCTTCGTAAAAGTGATCTTCGATGCCAAATACGGCGAATGGCTGGGTACGCACATGATCGGCATGAACGTGACCGAAGCCATTGTGCAGACCGTAACCGCCCGTACGCTGGAAACTACTTACCAGGAAGTGCTCAACAGCATCCATCCGCACCCGACCATGAGTGAAGCTGTGAAAGATGCGATCGAAGTGGCTTATGGCGAGGCGATACACCTGTAA